A single window of Ignavibacteriota bacterium DNA harbors:
- a CDS encoding OmpA family protein, whose amino-acid sequence MADQNNDKPIIVKKIIAGGHGHHGGAWKVAYADFVTAMMALFIVLWILGQDQAVKDNIAGYFNDPSGFGVGNGPSAIKGMGKQSATPAPLTELQKKEIEKERLEEMGKELLDNLKDQDFKDLINQIDIEVTDEGLRIEIMESNNDAFFEVGTSTLNENAKSILTIIGKQMSQINNKIVVEGHTDARPFPNGHAGYSNYELSADRANSARRALIESGLQSNRIDEIRGYADNRLRNTADPNDVVNRRISIIVKYSN is encoded by the coding sequence ATGGCAGATCAGAACAATGACAAACCGATAATTGTTAAGAAAATCATAGCCGGCGGTCATGGTCATCACGGCGGGGCTTGGAAAGTTGCATATGCCGATTTTGTTACTGCTATGATGGCTTTGTTTATTGTTCTTTGGATTCTCGGTCAGGATCAAGCCGTAAAAGATAATATTGCCGGATACTTTAATGATCCCAGCGGTTTTGGTGTAGGCAATGGACCAAGCGCGATAAAAGGCATGGGAAAACAGAGCGCTACACCCGCGCCATTGACTGAATTACAAAAGAAAGAAATTGAGAAAGAAAGATTAGAAGAAATGGGAAAAGAACTTCTTGATAATTTAAAAGATCAGGATTTTAAAGATCTCATTAATCAAATTGATATTGAAGTAACCGACGAAGGTTTACGAATTGAAATTATGGAATCCAATAATGATGCTTTTTTTGAAGTGGGAACTTCTACGCTTAATGAAAATGCAAAATCAATTCTTACGATAATCGGAAAGCAGATGTCTCAAATAAATAATAAGATTGTTGTTGAAGGTCATACTGACGCAAGACCATTTCCCAACGGGCATGCCGGATATTCAAATTATGAATTGAGTGCCGACAGAGCAAATTCCGCAAGACGTGCCTTAATTGAGAGCGGTTTGCAATCAAACCGAATTGATGAAATAAGAGGATACGCAGATAACAGATTAAGAAATACCGCGGATCCCAACGACGTTGTAAATCGCAGAATCAGCATAATTGTAAAATATTCTAATTAA
- a CDS encoding response regulator, producing the protein MAEKNKILIVEDEEDSRFIYERLLVKNGYEIKSVNNGEEALEIIGDFKPSIILADWTMPKLNGIELCNIIKSKEEYKLIYFILLTARTSLKDRVEGLDTGADDYLVKPIDNQELVARIRSGIRIHNLQNELKNIEHDKAIIELACTIGHKINNPLSSLKMSVESLKDEIDSTKEKFNDDFYVIEESLKRIQEFVKDLQNLRNPEITDYALSNKMIKL; encoded by the coding sequence ATGGCAGAAAAAAATAAAATATTGATCGTTGAAGATGAAGAAGATTCAAGATTTATATATGAAAGACTTCTCGTTAAAAACGGTTATGAAATCAAAAGCGTTAATAATGGCGAAGAAGCATTAGAAATTATTGGAGATTTTAAACCTTCAATTATTTTAGCTGATTGGACAATGCCTAAATTGAACGGAATTGAGCTTTGCAACATTATTAAAAGCAAAGAAGAATACAAATTAATTTACTTTATTTTACTTACCGCCAGAACCTCATTAAAAGATAGAGTTGAAGGATTAGATACAGGTGCCGATGATTATTTAGTTAAGCCGATCGATAATCAAGAACTGGTTGCCAGGATTAGATCCGGAATTCGAATTCACAATCTTCAAAATGAATTAAAAAATATTGAGCATGATAAAGCAATTATAGAATTAGCGTGTACAATCGGGCATAAGATCAATAATCCGCTCAGCAGTTTAAAGATGTCGGTTGAATCTTTAAAAGATGAAATCGATTCCACCAAAGAAAAATTCAATGATGATTTTTATGTGATTGAAGAATCGCTTAAAAGAATTCAAGAATTTGTTAAGGACCTTCAAAATTTAAGGAATCCTGAAATTACGGATTACGCCTTAAGCAATAAAATGATAAAATTATAG
- a CDS encoding transglycosylase SLT domain-containing protein: MESLELKITKPESHFKQGKILNEKYSETDKRKLAQASKDFESMLTAMMIKSMTKTTDGLFGDDNYGGDVLDVLFENEMAKHISDAKGMGIADKIFRNMTGENITDFSKKVISKAKAEKVDPNIHKAIMEIENTKPSNNTVKEIDKTKPSSNAIKRLEKFEPIINEASNKFEVDKKLIKSIILTESAGIVNAKSKADAKGLMQLMDSTATDMGVLDPYDPKDNIHGGVKYLSKLLKQYDGDTNLALAAYNAGPGNVNKYDGIPPFKETQNYIARVNNYLNILE; encoded by the coding sequence ATGGAATCTCTGGAATTAAAAATAACGAAACCGGAATCTCATTTTAAGCAGGGCAAAATCCTAAATGAGAAATATTCGGAAACCGATAAGAGGAAATTAGCTCAGGCATCAAAAGATTTTGAAAGTATGCTGACTGCAATGATGATTAAAAGTATGACAAAAACAACCGATGGACTATTCGGCGATGATAATTACGGCGGCGATGTTCTTGACGTACTCTTTGAAAATGAAATGGCAAAACATATTTCTGATGCAAAAGGAATGGGAATTGCGGATAAAATTTTTAGGAATATGACCGGTGAAAATATTACTGATTTCAGCAAAAAAGTTATTTCAAAAGCCAAAGCAGAAAAGGTAGATCCTAATATTCATAAAGCAATTATGGAAATTGAAAATACAAAACCAAGTAATAATACTGTTAAAGAAATAGATAAAACCAAACCTAGCAGCAATGCAATAAAAAGATTAGAAAAATTTGAACCGATTATAAATGAAGCATCGAATAAATTTGAGGTTGATAAAAAATTAATTAAATCGATAATATTAACAGAATCAGCAGGTATAGTTAACGCAAAATCTAAAGCTGATGCCAAAGGATTGATGCAATTAATGGATTCAACTGCGACAGATATGGGAGTACTTGATCCCTATGATCCCAAAGACAATATTCATGGCGGAGTTAAATATTTGTCGAAATTGCTTAAACAATATGACGGTGATACTAATCTTGCTTTGGCGGCATATAATGCGGGTCCCGGAAATGTAAATAAATACGACGGAATTCCGCCGTTTAAGGAAACGCAAAATTATATTGCAAGAGTAAATAATTACTTAAATATTCTGGAATAA
- the fliW gene encoding flagellar assembly protein FliW produces the protein MKIQNKQFGEIEYNEDSIFKFKDGIIGFEELSNFILITEKESYFSWLTSVEQPEIIFPLFPIELLNEDAKKENDLEPFGIVKLDKNPANITINLKAPVYINYDAKIGFQKISESEELPLDFPLFVNN, from the coding sequence ATGAAAATTCAGAACAAACAATTTGGTGAAATTGAGTATAATGAAGATTCAATATTCAAATTCAAAGACGGTATAATTGGCTTTGAAGAATTGAGTAATTTTATTTTAATCACCGAAAAAGAAAGTTACTTTTCATGGCTAACATCCGTAGAACAGCCCGAAATAATTTTTCCGCTTTTCCCAATTGAACTTCTTAACGAAGACGCAAAGAAAGAAAATGATTTGGAACCGTTTGGAATTGTTAAATTGGATAAAAATCCGGCAAACATCACAATAAATCTTAAAGCTCCGGTTTATATAAATTATGACGCTAAAATCGGGTTTCAAAAAATATCCGAAAGTGAAGAATTACCCTTAGACTTTCCACTTTTTGTAAATAATTGA
- the motA gene encoding flagellar motor stator protein MotA, which produces MFIIIGAVVVLASLIVGFSMAGGQLLVLVQPSEFITIGGAAIGSLLISASLDDIKNIVGAIPKAISHKHHSKPENLALLKALYDLFLLAQRDGLLAIEKHIENPTESDVFKSDPKLVKNKTAITFLCDTLKVMLSGGVPPHEVEALMDIEIKTYKTETHPTYALLSKLGDAFPALGIVAAVLGIIVTMGSINDGAEAVGHHVAAALVGTFLGVLMSYGFVGPLATNIEHMIEGEVRYLETIKECVIAYAKGNPPIVAVEVGRRTINSHTRPSFSELENYLRGKSE; this is translated from the coding sequence ATGTTTATAATAATTGGTGCGGTAGTAGTTCTGGCAAGCTTAATAGTGGGTTTTTCAATGGCGGGCGGTCAATTATTGGTATTGGTTCAGCCGTCTGAATTTATAACAATCGGAGGCGCTGCAATAGGCAGCTTATTAATTTCCGCATCTTTGGATGATATTAAAAATATTGTTGGCGCAATTCCTAAAGCAATTAGTCATAAGCATCATTCAAAACCAGAAAATTTAGCACTCTTAAAAGCATTATATGATCTATTTCTATTAGCGCAAAGAGACGGATTGCTGGCAATTGAAAAACATATAGAAAATCCTACTGAAAGTGATGTATTTAAATCTGATCCCAAATTAGTAAAAAATAAAACCGCCATTACTTTTCTTTGCGATACTTTAAAAGTAATGCTTTCCGGAGGCGTTCCTCCTCATGAAGTTGAAGCATTAATGGATATAGAAATTAAAACCTATAAAACCGAAACTCACCCTACGTATGCTCTATTAAGTAAATTAGGCGACGCATTTCCTGCATTGGGAATTGTTGCCGCAGTTTTAGGAATAATTGTAACAATGGGAAGTATTAATGACGGTGCTGAAGCAGTTGGTCATCACGTTGCCGCCGCTTTGGTTGGTACGTTCTTGGGGGTGCTTATGTCGTACGGATTTGTTGGACCTTTAGCCACAAATATTGAGCACATGATAGAGGGTGAAGTTAGATATTTAGAAACAATAAAAGAATGTGTTATTGCGTATGCAAAAGGCAATCCGCCGATTGTTGCTGTTGAAGTGGGAAGAAGAACAATAAATTCTCACACACGACCATCATTTTCCGAGTTGGAAAATTATCTAAGAGGTAAATCAGAGTAA
- the flgK gene encoding flagellar hook-associated protein FlgK, producing MSLSSIFTIAKSSLFAHQQALSVTSTNLANANNPAYSRQVVMFGSTPPDNRAVFSFGTGVAVEKVLRVRNQVTDAQIRVNNQSYYDANKRSSVLKQVESMFSEPSEYGLSNLINNFFNSWDELAVDPLSTSLRTSVVQSAQTLSEKIGSLYKGISQTKIDVKNEAKTMVQNVNRIVEQIHIANKQIYEANVVGHYANDLVDTRESLIDELSQYASINVSYDKNNVASVSVGGMFAVDGLHHVKFELVQDGDSLSLMNEEKSVSATLNGGELNGLITMFNEKLPDQLDKLNTLSSVIMENVNNIHKKGYTLTDPAETGIDFFSKYENGVLYINEDILKNNDNIAISSDGTTGNNEIALQLAELQNLEVLDGDTISTIYSDFVTGIANEINLQEQNAESYNLVLNQLANQKSEYSGVSTDEEMVNVMKYQKSYDAAAKMITVADELLETLINLV from the coding sequence ATGTCACTTAGCAGTATTTTTACCATTGCTAAATCAAGTTTGTTTGCCCATCAACAGGCGCTTTCAGTTACTTCAACAAATTTGGCTAATGCAAATAACCCGGCTTACAGCAGACAAGTTGTTATGTTCGGATCAACTCCTCCGGATAACAGAGCGGTTTTTTCGTTTGGAACCGGCGTTGCCGTTGAAAAAGTATTGCGCGTTAGAAACCAAGTTACAGATGCCCAAATTAGAGTTAACAATCAAAGTTATTATGATGCAAATAAAAGATCATCTGTTCTAAAACAAGTTGAAAGTATGTTTTCCGAACCGTCTGAATATGGCTTGTCTAATTTGATAAATAATTTTTTCAATTCTTGGGATGAATTAGCAGTTGATCCGCTTTCAACATCATTAAGAACAAGTGTTGTTCAATCTGCACAAACTCTATCGGAGAAAATTGGAAGTCTATATAAAGGAATAAGTCAAACAAAAATAGACGTTAAGAATGAAGCAAAAACAATGGTTCAAAATGTAAATAGAATTGTTGAACAGATTCACATCGCAAATAAACAGATTTATGAAGCAAACGTTGTGGGTCATTATGCAAATGATTTGGTGGATACTAGAGAATCTCTTATTGATGAGTTAAGTCAATACGCGAGCATAAATGTAAGTTATGACAAAAACAATGTGGCAAGTGTTTCTGTTGGCGGAATGTTTGCTGTCGACGGATTGCATCACGTAAAATTTGAACTTGTACAGGATGGTGATTCTTTATCTTTAATGAATGAGGAGAAATCGGTTTCCGCTACTTTAAATGGCGGCGAGCTTAATGGATTGATAACAATGTTTAATGAAAAATTACCGGATCAATTAGATAAATTAAATACTTTGTCATCCGTGATAATGGAAAATGTAAATAATATACATAAGAAAGGATATACTTTAACAGATCCTGCTGAAACTGGAATTGATTTTTTCTCGAAATATGAAAACGGTGTTTTATATATAAATGAAGATATCCTAAAGAATAACGATAATATAGCAATAAGCAGTGATGGAACAACCGGAAATAATGAAATTGCATTGCAGTTAGCGGAACTGCAAAATCTTGAAGTATTGGATGGAGATACAATTTCAACTATATATTCCGATTTTGTAACCGGAATTGCCAATGAAATAAATTTACAAGAACAGAATGCAGAATCATACAATTTGGTTTTAAACCAATTAGCTAATCAGAAATCAGAATATTCAGGCGTTTCCACAGATGAAGAAATGGTAAATGTAATGAAATACCAAAAGTCGTATGATGCGGCCGCAAAAATGATAACAGTAGCAGATGAATTATTAGAAACATTAATTAACTTGGTGTAA
- the flgN gene encoding flagellar export chaperone FlgN, which translates to MNLEKLIVVLEKQNKNLQKLLKSVMEKQIALVNCNNEGLKESISNEEKLLLNIQLAEESRLKIMEELFAEYKIENLRYKLEIFIENIKNKIDENIVEIISLLEKNIKKTIKEIQKVNNQNLVLIQQSRSLINETIKALLNSQKRAIIDRKG; encoded by the coding sequence ATGAATTTAGAAAAATTGATTGTGGTTTTAGAAAAACAAAATAAAAATTTACAGAAACTTTTAAAATCTGTAATGGAAAAACAAATTGCTCTTGTTAACTGCAATAATGAAGGTTTGAAAGAATCAATTTCAAATGAAGAAAAATTATTATTAAATATTCAATTGGCGGAAGAGTCAAGATTAAAAATAATGGAAGAATTGTTTGCGGAATATAAAATTGAAAATTTAAGATACAAATTGGAAATTTTCATTGAAAATATTAAAAATAAAATTGATGAAAATATTGTTGAAATTATTTCCTTACTCGAAAAAAATATAAAGAAAACAATTAAAGAAATTCAAAAAGTAAATAATCAAAATTTAGTTCTTATTCAACAGTCGAGAAGTTTAATTAATGAAACAATAAAAGCTTTGTTAAATTCTCAGAAAAGAGCTATCATAGATAGGAAAGGTTAA
- a CDS encoding MotA/TolQ/ExbB proton channel family protein, with amino-acid sequence MLRKSGSIYGLLLGFISIFGAFLIEGGSFNTLFLLPAMLIVFGGTFSATIIGVGITKFKKIISLIKLAYFPPKYDIHQLIDGFVNVAVKSRQEGILSIQNNLNRLIYPFPKKMMNFVMDGTDIEQLELIAFGEMRAMANRHNQNISMFSKMGGYAPTMGIIGTVMGLIMTLANAGKDPNTLIHNIASAFIATLWGILSANLIWLPIADKLKQCHLDEKHMMELSLEGVMAIQSGEIPSIVKSRLMSYLPQKEQGSIGVR; translated from the coding sequence ATGTTGAGAAAAAGCGGAAGCATATACGGCTTATTGCTCGGATTTATTTCAATATTCGGCGCTTTTTTAATTGAAGGCGGTTCGTTTAATACATTATTTTTGCTTCCCGCAATGTTAATCGTTTTTGGAGGAACTTTTTCCGCGACAATTATTGGCGTGGGAATTACTAAATTTAAAAAAATTATTTCACTAATAAAGTTGGCTTATTTTCCGCCAAAGTATGATATTCATCAGTTAATTGATGGTTTTGTAAATGTTGCCGTAAAAAGCCGGCAAGAAGGAATTCTTTCGATTCAAAACAATTTGAACAGATTAATATATCCGTTTCCAAAGAAAATGATGAACTTTGTAATGGATGGTACGGATATTGAACAATTAGAGTTAATCGCATTCGGTGAAATGAGAGCGATGGCAAATAGGCATAATCAAAATATTTCTATGTTCAGTAAAATGGGCGGATACGCGCCGACGATGGGAATTATTGGAACTGTTATGGGATTGATTATGACACTGGCAAATGCCGGAAAAGATCCAAATACATTAATACATAATATTGCATCGGCGTTTATTGCAACATTATGGGGAATACTTAGCGCAAACTTAATTTGGTTACCAATAGCAGATAAATTAAAACAATGCCACTTAGACGAAAAACATATGATGGAGCTTTCATTAGAAGGAGTGATGGCTATACAAAGTGGGGAAATTCCCTCGATAGTCAAATCCAGACTAATGAGTTACTTACCTCAAAAAGAACAAGGCTCAATAGGCGTAAGATAG
- a CDS encoding response regulator, giving the protein MIKNNIKVLIIDDNYSILQYLKTLLERYGFVVKTSSNGYEGIQDSAEFKPDIIFLDLMMPNIDGIKMLQLKKVLNDIKDIPVIVISANAGRNNVIAAIEAGADRVLAKPINIKQLKAAVNELLNKECFDFENECELPIETKDEKIEVFEKFEEYKSILENSIEGREPKVLKDTVKILRDYSNNEKQSMVKNLFNDLLQKEFQKPSDWMFAELIIKQISHELNKINNQNLITKI; this is encoded by the coding sequence ATGATTAAAAATAATATTAAAGTGTTAATAATTGATGATAATTATTCGATACTACAATATCTAAAAACATTGTTGGAAAGATACGGGTTTGTTGTAAAAACCAGTTCCAACGGTTACGAGGGAATTCAAGATTCGGCGGAGTTTAAGCCGGATATAATTTTTTTGGATTTGATGATGCCGAATATTGACGGTATCAAAATGCTTCAGTTAAAAAAAGTGCTGAACGATATTAAAGATATACCGGTTATAGTAATTAGCGCAAATGCCGGAAGAAATAATGTAATTGCGGCAATTGAAGCGGGCGCCGACAGAGTTTTAGCAAAACCAATTAATATTAAGCAGTTAAAAGCGGCCGTTAACGAACTTTTGAATAAAGAATGTTTTGATTTTGAGAATGAATGTGAGTTACCAATTGAAACTAAAGATGAAAAAATAGAAGTATTTGAAAAATTTGAAGAATACAAATCAATACTGGAAAATTCAATTGAAGGCAGAGAACCGAAAGTTTTAAAAGATACCGTCAAAATTTTAAGAGATTACAGTAATAATGAAAAACAATCTATGGTAAAAAATTTGTTTAATGATTTATTGCAGAAGGAATTTCAAAAACCATCTGATTGGATGTTCGCTGAATTGATTATAAAACAAATATCACATGAACTAAACAAAATAAATAATCAGAATTTAATAACTAAAATTTGA
- a CDS encoding PAS domain S-box protein, whose product MKNSLNYSYFDLDIISKFESFEEFPNTKPVVLADSNGLILYANNSARIKHKFKEGNNLFEFNSDPDLESLFYNLKRSKVTSFSTDFAVKDENNFYNGFLLNIEKVIINREDVFIIYIESQDNKLRITKKINSYNQALESVNVGVLLADKNANINYLSTSFENFLHKKIEEVYGKNLVEVFKKHLSPVEINELQTSIFSYRNWVKVISNVSNDGEIFYKEIRLNTVHDNIDRTISFIVTANDITEHIKQARLLKISEQKQKSIINNISDPILILRKEKNNLIFENANNSFYKNILESKTEINSNAIIDEIISSDLLVSIKTAIINLNNSKRIHSQFHYTSNNGKRFLGKITFTDDNSDHIKLYIINMTDITEQLEIERKLRDAYKKEISLNKLKSTFLANMSHEIRTPLNAIVGYSDLLEDDVKAKNFESSSQMTSYLKEGVNRLLKLVDNIVEVSLLESGNETIDLAEIDINVIINSNKDYWIKEAKAKSIELTCQLSSGKNTVLGNEEKLLRALNEIIDNAIKYSEEKSKIVISTFSNLDKGIIQILDYGVGIDNNNLQKILQIFEQGEEVGYTRKYEGAGLGLSLANKLISFMNGELKIISEIAKGTSVKIILSK is encoded by the coding sequence TTGAAAAACAGCCTAAATTATTCCTATTTCGATTTAGATATAATTAGTAAATTTGAATCCTTTGAAGAGTTTCCAAATACTAAACCTGTAGTTCTTGCGGATAGTAACGGATTGATTCTTTATGCAAATAATTCAGCAAGAATCAAACATAAATTCAAAGAAGGTAATAATTTATTTGAATTCAATTCTGACCCGGATCTTGAATCGCTTTTCTATAATCTAAAGAGAAGCAAGGTTACAAGCTTTTCTACGGATTTTGCCGTTAAAGATGAAAATAATTTTTACAACGGTTTTTTACTAAATATTGAAAAAGTAATAATAAATCGTGAAGACGTTTTTATTATTTATATAGAATCTCAAGACAACAAACTTAGAATAACTAAAAAAATAAATTCTTATAATCAGGCTTTGGAATCTGTGAATGTTGGGGTTCTTCTGGCTGATAAGAACGCAAATATAAATTATCTTTCCACTTCTTTTGAAAATTTCCTTCATAAAAAAATTGAAGAAGTTTATGGAAAAAATTTAGTCGAAGTGTTTAAAAAACACTTATCACCGGTTGAAATAAATGAATTACAGACATCAATATTTAGTTATAGAAATTGGGTTAAAGTAATTTCCAATGTTTCAAATGACGGAGAAATTTTTTACAAAGAAATTAGGCTTAATACGGTTCATGACAATATCGATAGAACTATTAGCTTTATTGTAACCGCAAATGATATTACAGAACATATTAAGCAGGCAAGATTGTTAAAAATTTCGGAGCAAAAACAAAAATCGATTATTAACAATATTTCCGATCCGATATTAATTCTGCGCAAAGAAAAAAATAATTTAATTTTTGAAAATGCCAATAATAGTTTTTACAAAAATATTCTTGAAAGCAAAACAGAAATAAATTCCAACGCAATTATTGATGAAATAATTTCCAGCGATTTACTCGTTTCTATTAAAACCGCGATCATAAATCTGAATAATTCAAAACGAATACATTCACAGTTTCATTACACATCAAACAATGGAAAGCGATTTCTAGGCAAAATTACTTTTACGGATGATAATTCCGATCATATCAAACTTTATATAATTAACATGACGGATATTACCGAACAGCTTGAAATAGAAAGAAAACTTAGGGATGCATACAAAAAAGAAATTAGTTTGAATAAACTTAAATCAACATTCCTCGCCAATATGTCGCATGAAATTAGAACGCCGCTGAATGCTATTGTCGGTTATTCCGATCTTCTTGAAGACGATGTAAAAGCCAAAAATTTTGAATCATCTTCACAAATGACTTCTTATTTAAAAGAAGGAGTTAACAGATTATTAAAACTTGTGGATAATATTGTTGAAGTTTCTCTCTTAGAATCCGGCAATGAAACAATCGATTTAGCCGAAATTGATATAAATGTAATAATAAATTCGAATAAAGACTACTGGATTAAGGAAGCCAAAGCAAAATCTATAGAACTAACCTGCCAACTTAGTTCGGGTAAAAATACCGTATTGGGAAATGAAGAGAAATTACTGAGAGCCTTAAACGAGATTATTGATAACGCGATTAAATACAGCGAAGAAAAAAGTAAAATCGTTATTTCAACATTTTCAAATTTGGATAAAGGAATTATCCAAATTTTAGATTACGGCGTCGGTATCGATAATAATAATCTACAAAAAATACTGCAGATTTTTGAACAGGGCGAGGAAGTCGGTTATACGCGAAAATATGAGGGAGCAGGTTTAGGACTTTCCTTGGCAAATAAATTAATTTCATTTATGAACGGTGAATTAAAAATTATCAGCGAAATTGCAAAAGGCACATCAGTAAAGATTATTTTATCAAAATAA
- the flgL gene encoding flagellar hook-associated protein FlgL produces MRVPDTMLQTNFMKNLSRNKSLLAEIQNQLTTQSKVNKPSDNPLSNSRIMRLQNQISNLDTYKSNIDYGLSMIDDSILSMESMQTTVQDVMVQLTNVNSAIVSDQLDSFASSIDSALNILVDLANSSFNGQYNFGGTESGIKPFYYDKANNVVVTNNDHIGGDRNVKIASSITEKFNISGKDLFLSVVEQKGNLNSSAGIGTDQTTSNKIYDSDGNEYTLNLTYTSTAANTYNLNYNIVDKDSNVISNDTVSDITFDSETGEFKSIGSSVFGEIKIQNSDNKIDFVLDLNSIKEKNSSANLNSTLNQKADIFNTLIGIKEKLLAGEKPTDEQQKIVSDFNQLLLDKLSEAGGISNKLNSTKEILLNKEIELKDLLSSEKDVDVARALLDLENSQYVLDISYKISSMVLPKSLLDYM; encoded by the coding sequence ATGCGAGTTCCGGATACAATGCTGCAGACAAATTTTATGAAGAACTTAAGCAGAAATAAAAGTTTGCTTGCAGAAATACAAAATCAATTAACCACACAAAGTAAGGTTAATAAACCCTCTGATAATCCTTTAAGTAATTCAAGGATAATGAGACTGCAGAATCAAATCAGCAATCTTGATACTTATAAAAGTAATATTGATTACGGCTTATCCATGATTGACGATTCAATATTATCTATGGAAAGCATGCAGACAACCGTTCAGGATGTAATGGTGCAATTGACCAATGTCAATTCTGCAATAGTTTCCGATCAACTTGATTCGTTTGCTTCCAGTATTGATTCGGCTTTAAATATTTTGGTTGATTTGGCAAACAGCAGCTTTAACGGTCAATATAATTTTGGCGGAACAGAAAGCGGAATAAAACCGTTTTATTACGATAAAGCCAACAACGTTGTTGTTACAAATAATGATCATATAGGCGGCGATAGAAACGTTAAAATAGCGTCGAGTATAACCGAAAAATTTAATATATCGGGAAAGGATTTATTTTTAAGCGTAGTTGAACAAAAAGGAAATTTGAATTCTAGTGCCGGAATTGGTACTGACCAAACAACTTCAAATAAAATTTATGATTCCGATGGTAACGAATATACATTAAATTTAACTTATACTTCAACTGCGGCAAATACTTATAATTTGAATTACAATATTGTTGACAAAGATTCCAATGTTATTTCTAACGATACGGTTTCCGATATTACTTTTGATTCGGAGACAGGTGAGTTTAAGTCGATTGGAAGCAGTGTTTTTGGAGAAATTAAAATACAAAACTCGGACAATAAAATTGATTTTGTTTTGGATTTGAATTCAATAAAAGAAAAAAATTCTTCGGCGAACTTGAATTCAACATTGAATCAAAAAGCAGATATATTTAATACGCTTATTGGAATTAAGGAGAAATTATTAGCAGGAGAAAAACCGACGGATGAACAGCAAAAAATAGTATCGGATTTTAATCAATTGCTTTTAGATAAGCTATCGGAAGCCGGAGGAATTTCCAATAAATTAAATTCTACTAAAGAAATTTTATTGAACAAAGAAATTGAACTTAAGGATCTTCTCTCATCTGAAAAAGATGTTGACGTTGCAAGAGCATTATTGGACCTTGAAAATTCGCAATATGTTTTAGATATAAGCTATAAAATATCATCTATGGTTTTACCTAAATCTCTTTTGGATTATATGTAA
- the csrA gene encoding carbon storage regulator CsrA, producing the protein MLILTRKENQKIRIGNNIILNIISISDNQVKIGIEAEKDVAIFREEVYQQIIENNKNSTAKLNKEIPENLKSFKINKFKKND; encoded by the coding sequence ATGCTAATACTAACGAGAAAAGAAAATCAAAAAATAAGAATTGGCAACAACATAATTCTAAATATAATCTCAATTTCAGATAATCAAGTTAAAATAGGAATTGAAGCCGAAAAAGATGTGGCAATTTTTAGAGAGGAAGTTTATCAGCAGATAATTGAGAATAACAAAAATTCAACGGCTAAACTAAATAAAGAAATTCCCGAAAATCTAAAATCATTTAAGATAAATAAGTTCAAAAAAAATGATTAA